The stretch of DNA CTTGAGAAGGCCCTTACAAACAGAACAAAAGCAGATTGATGCAAGCATTGAAAATGGCCTACAGATTCTGTCATTGTTTCTAAAGGGTGATACTCAGGCAGCCATGCTCGAATTGCACTCTAAAACTAATTAAAGAGTACCAACGACTTATTTAGCGAGCGCTTTTTTAGCGGCAGTTAAGGCCTGATACTTTGCCATGAGCTGCGTTTGATTTTCAGAAAACGCAGGGTTCATCGGTATGCAGTCTACCGGACAGACTTGCTGACACTGAGGCGTATCGTAATGACCTACACATTCAGTGCATTTATTAGGATCAATCTCATAGATCTCTAAACCCATGTAGATTGCATCGTTTGGACATTCAGGCTCACACACATCGCAATTGATGCATTCGTCTGTAATCATTAACGCCATATTTGCGCCTAGGGATCCTACTCTTTACTCTTGTTAGCTTGAATCTTTGTGATCAACCACTTTTCTACCGATGGGAATACAAACTTACTCACATCGCCACCCATAGAGGCAATCTCACGCACAAACGTACCAGAAATAAATTGATATTGATCTGATGGGGTAAGGAATAGTGTTTCAACATCAGGTAATAAATAACGATTCATACCAGCCATTTGGAACTCGTATTCAAAATCAGATACTGCACGCAAGCCACGCACAATCACACGCGCATGATGTTCGCGAGCAAAATCTTTTAACAGGCCGGTAAATCCAA from Polynucleobacter duraquae encodes:
- a CDS encoding YfhL family 4Fe-4S dicluster ferredoxin — encoded protein: MALMITDECINCDVCEPECPNDAIYMGLEIYEIDPNKCTECVGHYDTPQCQQVCPVDCIPMNPAFSENQTQLMAKYQALTAAKKALAK
- the coaD gene encoding pantetheine-phosphate adenylyltransferase encodes the protein MTVAVYPGTFDPFTRGHEDLVRRASSIFGELIVGVADSRSKRPFFTLDERIEIAKEVLGHYSNVKIVGFTGLLKDFAREHHARVIVRGLRAVSDFEYEFQMAGMNRYLLPDVETLFLTPSDQYQFISGTFVREIASMGGDVSKFVFPSVEKWLITKIQANKSKE